In Phragmites australis chromosome 17, lpPhrAust1.1, whole genome shotgun sequence, the following are encoded in one genomic region:
- the LOC133897035 gene encoding disease resistance protein RPM1-like: MLGVVNFGKGNGVVGRLKKLTNLTNLQRLGVTGLTNKEGQELCKSIGEFSRLQQLEVRSDSLEFLIMMDESAIPRHLVSLRLCGKVSMLPEWINSLNDLAKVKLLGTELKQEDILCLQNLRNLTLLGLWENFYIGKSLHFTAGKFPKLKFLDIDRQPGIQTIEIENGAMPELEQLWVNKCPSLHGLSGVQYLLNLNELLLKNCGEKRNLIEILQVQVNRHIRRPKFLIGSRFR; encoded by the coding sequence ATGTTAGGGGTGGTCAATTTTGGCAAGGGTAATGGTGTGGTAGGGAGGCTCAAGAAGCTGACGAACTTGACAAATCTGCAAAGGTTAGGGGTCACAGGGCTTACCAATAAAGAAGGACAGGAGCTGTGCAAGTCGATAGGAGAGTTCAGTCGGTTGCAACAGCTCGAAGTGCGCTCTGACTCACTTGAATTTCTTATCATGATGGATGAATCAGCAATACCTAGACATCTAGTTTCACTGAGGCTGTGCGGTAAGGTCAGCATGCTGCCTGAATGGATCAATTCACTCAACGATTTAGCAAAGGTGAAGCTATTGGGGACAGAACTGAAGCAGGAAGACATCTTGTGCCTTCAAAACTTGCGTAATCTGACTTTACTAGGCCTATGGGAAAACTTTTATATAGGGAAGTCATTGCATTTCACCGCTGGTAAATTCCCAAAGCTCAAGTTCCTTGACATTGACAGGCAACCGGGGATTCAGACAATAGAAATCGAGAATGGCGCGATGCCTGAGCTTGAGCAACTTTGGGTGAACAAGTGCCCATCCCTACATGGCTTGTCTGGAGTGCAGTACCTGTTGAACCTAAATGAGCTTCTTTTGAAGAATTGTGGTGAGAAAAGGAACCTAATTGAGATATTGCAAGTACAAGTCAATAGACACATAAGACGCCCTAAATTCCTCATTGGAAGTCGATTCCGCTGA